The Actinomycetota bacterium genome includes a window with the following:
- a CDS encoding PilT/PilU family type 4a pilus ATPase — MTKLDDFLRLTVERGGSDLHVKAGQPPVIRVHGDLLPTDLPKLTAAETDKMARTILPAKLEAELDEIGGADFAYNVTGLGRFRVNVFRQRGAVGMVLRRVAPAPPQIDSLHLPPIIKRLAEEPRGLVLVTGPTGSGKTTTCASMINHINSTRSCNIVSLEDPIEILHTDKKALVNQREIGTDTESFSAGLRHAMRQDPDVIFLGEMRDPETVWAALAASETGHFVLSTLHTVDAAETVNRVIDFFPSQQQKQIRHSLATALRGIVSQRLLPTKTRKGRVPAIEVLVSTGRVHDAIIDPDETRNIPDIVAEGEYYGMQTFDQALMKLYRNDEVTLDDALHAASNPHDFKVALKKAGVS, encoded by the coding sequence ATGACGAAGCTCGATGACTTTTTGCGCCTGACGGTCGAGCGTGGGGGCTCCGACCTCCACGTCAAGGCCGGTCAGCCTCCGGTGATACGTGTCCACGGCGACCTGCTGCCGACCGACCTGCCCAAGTTGACTGCGGCGGAGACGGACAAGATGGCGCGGACGATCCTGCCGGCGAAGCTGGAGGCCGAACTGGATGAGATAGGCGGGGCGGACTTCGCCTACAACGTCACCGGTCTCGGCAGGTTCAGGGTCAACGTGTTCCGGCAGCGTGGCGCGGTCGGGATGGTCCTGCGGCGCGTTGCTCCCGCGCCTCCCCAGATCGACTCGCTGCACCTGCCCCCGATCATCAAGCGGCTGGCCGAGGAGCCCAGGGGCCTGGTCCTGGTGACCGGACCGACGGGGTCTGGCAAAACGACCACGTGCGCATCGATGATCAACCACATCAACTCGACCAGGTCCTGCAACATCGTCAGCCTGGAGGACCCCATCGAGATCCTCCACACGGACAAAAAGGCCCTGGTCAACCAGCGCGAGATCGGAACGGACACCGAGTCGTTCTCAGCGGGGCTGCGGCACGCGATGCGTCAGGACCCCGACGTCATCTTCCTGGGTGAGATGCGCGACCCGGAGACGGTGTGGGCGGCGCTGGCGGCGTCGGAAACGGGCCACTTCGTCCTCTCGACCCTGCACACTGTGGACGCCGCCGAGACGGTCAACCGCGTGATCGACTTCTTCCCGTCCCAGCAGCAGAAGCAGATCCGGCACTCCCTCGCCACCGCCCTGCGGGGGATCGTGTCCCAGCGTCTCCTGCCGACGAAGACGCGCAAGGGACGGGTTCCCGCCATCGAGGTGCTCGTAAGCACGGGCAGGGTCCACGACGCGATCATCGACCCCGACGAGACCCGCAACATTCCGGACATCGTCGCCGAGGGCGAGTACTACGGGATGCAAACTTTTGACCAGGCGCTGATGAAGCTGTACCGCAACGACGAGGTCACGCTGGACGACGCCCTGCACGCCGCATCCAACCCGCACGACTTCAAGGTGGCCCTTAAAAAGGCAGGCGTCTCCTGA
- a CDS encoding histone deacetylase, translated as MVTRDEQPAARSPVVGLVAHEATLGHDAGTAHPEQPSRVSTILEHLDRTGLARRLESVEPEAVPREVLELAHSPEYVRLLWEIDDAGGGRVDLDTRMGSGSLAAVLVSSGAAVEAAARILDGRWSSAFVVARPPGHHATYDGPLSQPAWTAVRASLGFCLVNHAAVAARWAIHHGGAARVAILDWDAHHGNGTQDVFWEDPQVLFMSVHQFPFYPGTGDVTETGGASADGLTVNVPLPAGSGEDAYARAFEEVFVPAARKFDPDLLIVSAGFDAHVRDPVCLMGLTAGAFHRFTRMLQRIGPGLLCVLEGGYDLSALSWSSASTVSALVGEAEPVGVPPDEVGALPGATEAHRWVDRAAAHLS; from the coding sequence GTGGTGACGCGAGACGAGCAGCCTGCGGCGCGCTCACCCGTCGTCGGACTGGTCGCCCACGAGGCGACGCTCGGACATGACGCCGGGACGGCCCATCCTGAGCAGCCCTCGCGGGTGAGCACGATCCTGGAGCACCTGGACCGGACGGGCCTAGCTCGCAGGCTAGAGAGCGTGGAGCCGGAAGCGGTGCCCCGGGAAGTGCTGGAGTTGGCCCACTCGCCTGAGTACGTCCGTCTGCTGTGGGAGATCGACGACGCGGGCGGTGGCCGGGTGGACCTGGATACGCGGATGGGCTCCGGGAGCCTCGCCGCCGTCCTGGTCTCGTCCGGCGCTGCCGTCGAGGCCGCCGCCCGGATCCTGGACGGAAGGTGGTCGTCGGCCTTTGTGGTGGCCCGGCCCCCCGGCCACCACGCCACCTACGACGGACCGCTGTCCCAGCCGGCCTGGACGGCCGTGCGAGCTTCGCTGGGCTTCTGCCTGGTCAACCATGCCGCGGTCGCTGCGCGCTGGGCGATCCACCACGGGGGAGCCGCCCGGGTCGCGATCCTGGACTGGGACGCCCACCACGGCAACGGAACGCAGGACGTCTTCTGGGAGGACCCCCAGGTGCTGTTCATGTCGGTGCACCAGTTCCCCTTCTACCCGGGCACCGGCGACGTCACGGAGACCGGGGGAGCCTCCGCGGACGGACTGACCGTGAACGTGCCTCTGCCGGCGGGCTCCGGAGAGGACGCTTACGCGCGGGCTTTCGAGGAGGTGTTCGTCCCGGCCGCCCGGAAATTTGACCCCGACCTTTTGATCGTGTCTGCAGGGTTCGACGCCCACGTCCGGGACCCCGTGTGCCTCATGGGGCTGACCGCTGGAGCGTTTCACCGATTCACCCGCATGCTGCAGCGGATCGGCCCGGGACTTTTGTGCGTGCTGGAAGGGGGGTATGACCTGTCAGCGCTCTCGTGGTCGTCCGCGTCGACTGTTTCGGCGCTGGTCGGGGAGGCTGAACCGGTGGGCGTGCCTCCCGATGAGGTGGGTGCGCTCCCGGGAGCCACCGAGGCACACCGGTGGGTGGACCGGGCCGCAGCGCACCTGTCATAG